The following coding sequences lie in one Flavobacterium sediminis genomic window:
- the pyrH gene encoding UMP kinase, with product MKYKRILLKLSGEALMGDRQYGIDPKRLAEYAEEIKTIHDKGVEIAIVIGGGNIFRGVAGASNGMDRVQGDYMGMLATVINGMALQGALEEAGMQTRLQTALKIEAIAEPYIKRRATRHLEKGRIVIFGAGTGNPYFTTDTAAVLRGIEINADVILKGTRVDGVYTADPEKDQNAVKFDFISFNDVIAKGLNVMDTTAFTLSQENELPIIVFDMNKFGNLLKVCEGEIVGTTVTI from the coding sequence ATGAAATATAAAAGAATTCTTCTGAAATTGAGTGGAGAAGCTCTTATGGGCGACAGGCAATATGGTATTGACCCTAAACGTTTAGCAGAATATGCTGAAGAGATTAAAACGATCCACGACAAAGGGGTTGAAATTGCCATAGTAATAGGAGGAGGAAATATTTTCAGAGGTGTTGCCGGAGCCAGCAATGGTATGGATCGCGTACAAGGTGATTATATGGGCATGCTTGCAACAGTTATTAACGGTATGGCCCTGCAAGGCGCTTTAGAAGAAGCCGGAATGCAAACTCGTTTGCAAACTGCCTTAAAGATTGAAGCTATTGCGGAACCGTATATCAAAAGACGTGCTACGCGACATCTGGAAAAAGGAAGAATCGTTATTTTTGGTGCCGGAACCGGAAATCCTTATTTTACAACTGATACAGCTGCTGTTTTAAGAGGTATCGAGATCAATGCTGATGTTATCTTAAAAGGAACGCGTGTTGACGGTGTTTACACCGCAGATCCGGAAAAAGATCAAAATGCCGTAAAATTTGATTTTATTTCTTTTAACGATGTAATTGCAAAAGGATTGAATGTAATGGACACTACTGCTTTTACCCTTAGTCAGGAAAATGAATTACCTATCATTGTATTTGACATGAATAAGTTCGGTAATTTATTAAAAGTGTGTGAAGGCGAAATTGTAGGAACAACTGTTACTATATAA
- a CDS encoding DUF5686 family protein — MPKKLFVLFLFFTAQLSISQTFIKGQIIDFDTTIPIAFATINYNGNTFSADWEGKFSLYVNEFDKPLVINYKGYYEKYAYPQNNNKFWIIKLTENENAVQKEIYSEHEVDQIIKKVIENKSKNDPELALKSFEYKNYEHLLVTANPDSISEKIDSIVKKNIFGKRKIKLDSSNYKFKNFVKEQHIYQTEKVNLIQHNDQGTKETVLGARMAGLKKPLYEFLGLKLVSYSVYENPFEILEIPVQNPLSKFGRILYSFHMVDSVQINNRKTYRIYFQPKKLKSNHLRGLLFVDAENFGIAQAYFRIYGMVNIDATYTFDYLKSHKIWFPKKRTFNVTKGSSNYDLKLFGETIEFNSSLETGISQNASDRIYLRLESTPMEIKLDNDFTISSPQIMIDVPEKSLSQKDSFWKKYQKDTLDVRKHRTYVSLDSISNAENIEYKIFLGKKIINGYFPVSIVDLDLRSLVKFNNYEGFRLGLGGVTNPKLSEKYKVAFYGAYGLKDEKFKFGITPSYLTDEETETWVSASYSEDLCEIAQTSFATDSHRFKIYDPRPINISTFYKNKMASVFAESKFIPKADTYFSFSRNDITPLFFYEFLNNGKTYSQYTITAAQFAIQWNPFSEYMQTPDGKIEIEKRHPKFSFQVTQALPNVLANDFTFTKFDFKTFYELPYLSGQKSSLLFQTGWALGDVPITHLYNLQPNNLNRDAILQRITFAGKNSFETMYFNEFFSNRYASLQLRHTFNKIRLGYSFTPEFSVVTRMAWGGTNKQNEHIGIPYKSLSKGFFESGVEANKLFKGIGISAFFRYGPNQLAHFDDNLALKISYHLDLF; from the coding sequence ATGCCGAAAAAGCTTTTTGTACTCTTTCTGTTTTTTACTGCGCAACTTTCTATCAGTCAAACCTTCATCAAAGGACAGATTATAGATTTTGACACAACTATTCCTATTGCTTTTGCAACAATAAATTATAACGGCAACACGTTCAGTGCCGACTGGGAAGGTAAATTTTCACTCTATGTCAATGAATTTGACAAACCTCTCGTTATCAATTACAAAGGGTATTATGAAAAATATGCTTATCCTCAGAACAATAACAAATTCTGGATCATTAAGCTTACTGAGAATGAGAACGCTGTTCAAAAAGAGATCTATTCTGAGCACGAAGTGGACCAGATCATTAAAAAGGTTATTGAGAACAAATCCAAAAACGATCCGGAACTGGCTTTAAAAAGTTTTGAATATAAGAACTACGAACATTTATTGGTTACGGCTAATCCGGATAGTATTTCTGAAAAGATAGACAGCATCGTCAAAAAGAACATTTTCGGCAAACGCAAAATAAAATTAGATTCATCCAATTATAAGTTTAAGAATTTCGTCAAAGAACAACACATTTACCAGACTGAGAAGGTAAACCTTATCCAGCATAATGACCAAGGGACAAAAGAAACAGTTCTGGGAGCTCGTATGGCCGGACTGAAAAAACCGCTTTACGAATTTTTAGGGCTAAAACTCGTTTCTTATTCCGTATATGAAAATCCTTTTGAGATATTGGAAATACCGGTTCAGAATCCTCTGTCAAAATTCGGGCGTATCCTATACTCTTTCCACATGGTGGATTCCGTACAGATTAACAACCGAAAAACATACCGTATTTATTTCCAACCGAAAAAATTAAAATCCAATCATTTAAGAGGATTACTATTTGTAGATGCTGAAAATTTTGGTATTGCTCAGGCTTATTTCCGGATTTACGGAATGGTCAACATTGATGCCACCTATACTTTTGATTATCTGAAATCACATAAAATCTGGTTTCCGAAAAAGCGAACCTTTAATGTTACCAAAGGTAGTAGCAACTACGATCTGAAACTTTTCGGAGAGACTATAGAGTTCAACTCCAGTCTGGAAACCGGAATCAGTCAAAATGCTTCTGACCGGATCTATCTTCGTCTGGAATCTACCCCGATGGAGATCAAACTGGACAACGATTTTACCATTTCGTCTCCTCAGATCATGATCGATGTCCCCGAAAAAAGCTTATCACAGAAAGATTCTTTTTGGAAAAAATATCAGAAAGACACTCTGGATGTCCGAAAACATCGCACCTATGTTTCACTGGACAGTATTTCAAATGCCGAAAATATTGAATACAAGATCTTCCTCGGCAAAAAGATCATCAACGGTTATTTCCCGGTCAGCATCGTCGATCTGGATCTGAGAAGTCTTGTAAAATTCAACAACTATGAAGGTTTCCGCTTAGGTTTGGGAGGAGTTACTAACCCTAAGTTATCCGAAAAATACAAAGTAGCTTTTTACGGAGCCTATGGTTTAAAGGACGAAAAGTTTAAATTTGGCATCACCCCTTCTTATCTTACAGACGAAGAAACTGAGACTTGGGTCAGTGCTTCATATAGCGAAGACCTCTGTGAGATCGCTCAAACCAGCTTCGCTACCGATTCGCACCGCTTTAAAATTTACGATCCCCGACCTATTAACATCTCTACTTTTTACAAGAATAAAATGGCTTCTGTATTTGCTGAAAGTAAATTCATTCCTAAAGCAGATACCTATTTTTCATTTTCCAGAAATGATATCACCCCACTGTTCTTTTATGAATTCCTGAATAACGGAAAAACATACAGTCAGTATACTATAACCGCAGCACAGTTTGCCATTCAGTGGAATCCTTTCAGTGAATACATGCAAACACCCGATGGAAAGATCGAAATTGAAAAGCGGCATCCTAAATTTTCATTTCAGGTCACTCAGGCATTACCGAACGTATTAGCCAATGATTTTACATTTACCAAGTTTGATTTTAAAACGTTCTACGAACTCCCTTATTTATCAGGGCAAAAAAGTTCTCTTTTATTCCAGACCGGTTGGGCATTAGGCGATGTTCCTATTACACATCTATACAACCTGCAACCTAACAACCTGAACCGAGATGCTATTTTACAACGGATCACGTTTGCCGGCAAGAATAGTTTTGAAACTATGTATTTCAATGAGTTTTTTTCAAACCGATATGCTTCTTTACAACTCCGGCATACTTTCAACAAAATACGCTTAGGCTATAGTTTTACCCCTGAATTCAGTGTCGTTACCCGTATGGCATGGGGTGGCACTAATAAGCAGAACGAACATATCGGTATTCCTTATAAATCATTGAGTAAAGGATTTTTTGAAAGCGGGGTCGAGGCCAATAAACTCTTCAAAGGCATCGGTATTTCAGCTTTTTTCCGTTATGGACCAAACCAATTAGCCCATTTTGATGACAATTTAGCGCTTAAAATTTCTTATCATCTGGATTTGTTCTGA
- a CDS encoding porin family protein translates to MKLRFTFSFLIFFFCCSFITAQETEPKTELKEPYKVIDSLFREDQFYVSITYNLMQNKPAGYKQYSFSTGITLGAMRDMPFTKDRKWSVALGVGYSYNNIKHNIQVQDGDPATYAIENSYDKNKLILHYLDIPLEIRWRNAAPLNHKFWRIYTGFKASYLLGSKSDFQSAVANYKVKNNSDVSKWQLGPYISVGYNTINMYVYYGLTPIFKNTQLDNQDLKLSSFNVGFMFYIL, encoded by the coding sequence ATGAAGTTACGGTTCACTTTTTCGTTTTTGATCTTTTTTTTCTGTTGCTCGTTTATTACGGCTCAAGAAACTGAACCTAAGACAGAGTTGAAAGAACCTTATAAAGTTATAGACTCTTTGTTCAGAGAAGATCAATTTTATGTTTCGATCACATATAATTTGATGCAAAATAAACCGGCAGGATACAAGCAATATTCTTTTTCTACCGGTATAACATTAGGAGCTATGCGCGATATGCCTTTTACAAAAGACCGAAAGTGGTCAGTTGCGCTTGGAGTAGGCTATTCTTATAACAATATCAAACATAATATTCAGGTACAGGACGGAGATCCGGCAACTTATGCGATTGAAAATAGTTATGATAAGAATAAATTAATTCTGCATTATTTAGATATTCCTTTGGAGATCCGTTGGAGAAATGCCGCTCCTTTGAACCATAAGTTCTGGCGTATTTATACCGGTTTTAAAGCGAGTTACCTACTGGGAAGCAAATCTGATTTCCAATCAGCTGTTGCGAATTATAAAGTCAAAAATAATAGTGATGTAAGTAAATGGCAATTAGGCCCTTATATAAGTGTAGGATACAATACCATTAATATGTATGTTTATTATGGGCTGACCCCTATCTTTAAAAATACACAATTAGATAATCAGGATTTAAAATTGAGCTCTTTTAATGTAGGCTTTATGTTTTATATCTTATAG
- the frr gene encoding ribosome recycling factor, translated as MTEEINLIIDTAKESMDGSIAHLEKEFLNIRAGKATPQMLGSVFVEYYGSQTPLSQVANVSAPDARTLTVTPWEKSMLQTIEKAIMIANLGLNPMNNGENIIINIPALTEERRKDLVKQAKTEAEDAKISIRNARKDANNDIKKEEKEGTSEDICKKAEEDIQKLTDSYIKKIDDLLVHKEAEIMKV; from the coding sequence ATGACAGAAGAGATCAATTTAATTATAGACACGGCAAAAGAATCTATGGACGGTTCTATTGCTCACTTAGAAAAAGAATTTTTAAACATCAGAGCCGGTAAAGCCACACCTCAAATGTTAGGCAGTGTATTTGTTGAATACTACGGTTCTCAAACTCCTTTATCTCAGGTGGCTAATGTTAGTGCTCCAGATGCAAGGACGTTGACAGTTACTCCTTGGGAAAAATCAATGCTTCAGACCATTGAAAAAGCAATTATGATTGCTAATTTGGGATTAAACCCTATGAACAACGGAGAGAACATTATCATTAATATTCCGGCCTTAACGGAAGAAAGACGTAAGGACTTGGTTAAACAGGCTAAAACCGAAGCGGAAGATGCTAAGATCAGTATTCGTAATGCCCGTAAAGACGCTAATAACGACATCAAAAAAGAAGAAAAAGAAGGAACTTCTGAAGATATTTGTAAAAAAGCTGAAGAAGATATTCAGAAATTAACAGACTCTTACATTAAAAAGATAGATGATCTATTGGTTCACAAAGAAGCTGAAATCATGAAAGTATAA
- the asnS gene encoding asparagine--tRNA ligase — protein MKHIKVVDLLNNTKTLQEVTAKGWVRTFRNNQFIALNDGSTIQNIQCVVDFENTSEETLRRITTGAAVAVTGTLQESQGKGQKVEIQVTKLEILGDSDAEKYPIQPKKHSLEFLRENAHLRVRTNAFGAIMRVRSALSFAVHQYFQERGFFYVNTPIITGSDAEGAGEMFRVTALPFDGTPRDEEGKVDFKKDFFGKETNLTVSGQLEAETYAMALGQVYTFGPTFRAENSNTSRHLAEFWMIEPEVAFNDLDANMDLAEDFIKYVVRYAVEKCADDLQFLEQRLADEEKQKPQAERSEMSLLEKLNFVLENNFKRVSYTEAIDILKSSTPNKKKKFQYLIDEWGADLQSEHERYLVEKHFKCPVILFDYPAKIKAFYMRLNEDEKTVRAMDILFPGIGEIVGGSQREERYDVLIEKMKALNIPEEEMWWYLDTRRFGSAIHSGFGLGFERLVLFVTGMTNIRDVIPFPRTPQNAEF, from the coding sequence ATGAAACATATAAAAGTTGTAGACCTACTAAACAATACAAAAACATTGCAGGAAGTAACTGCTAAGGGTTGGGTTAGAACCTTTAGAAACAATCAGTTTATTGCTTTAAATGACGGTTCTACCATTCAAAATATCCAATGCGTAGTCGATTTTGAGAACACTTCAGAAGAAACCTTACGACGCATTACAACCGGAGCTGCTGTTGCAGTAACCGGAACATTACAGGAAAGCCAGGGTAAAGGTCAAAAAGTAGAGATTCAGGTAACCAAATTAGAAATTTTAGGCGATAGTGATGCTGAAAAATATCCTATACAGCCTAAAAAACACTCTTTGGAATTTTTACGTGAAAATGCTCACCTCAGAGTTCGCACCAATGCTTTCGGAGCCATTATGCGTGTTCGTTCTGCCCTATCTTTTGCGGTTCATCAATATTTTCAAGAAAGAGGTTTTTTCTATGTGAACACTCCTATTATAACAGGTTCTGATGCTGAAGGTGCCGGTGAAATGTTCCGTGTAACTGCCTTACCGTTTGACGGAACGCCAAGAGACGAAGAAGGAAAAGTAGACTTTAAAAAAGATTTCTTCGGTAAAGAAACGAATTTAACGGTTTCCGGACAGTTAGAGGCTGAAACCTATGCTATGGCATTAGGTCAGGTATACACTTTCGGGCCGACATTTCGCGCAGAGAATTCAAACACTTCCCGTCACCTAGCTGAGTTCTGGATGATCGAACCTGAAGTTGCTTTTAATGATCTGGACGCTAATATGGATCTGGCAGAAGATTTTATTAAATATGTGGTTCGCTATGCCGTTGAAAAATGTGCCGACGATTTACAATTCTTAGAACAACGCCTAGCCGATGAGGAAAAACAAAAGCCTCAGGCTGAACGTAGTGAAATGAGCTTGTTAGAAAAACTAAATTTTGTTCTGGAAAATAACTTTAAACGTGTTTCGTATACAGAAGCTATTGATATTTTAAAAAGCTCTACTCCGAACAAAAAGAAGAAATTTCAATATTTAATCGATGAATGGGGTGCTGACTTACAAAGCGAACACGAACGCTACTTGGTTGAAAAACACTTTAAATGTCCGGTAATCTTATTTGATTATCCGGCGAAGATCAAAGCATTCTACATGCGTTTGAACGAAGATGAAAAGACCGTTCGCGCTATGGATATCTTATTCCCGGGCATCGGTGAGATCGTAGGCGGGTCTCAGAGAGAAGAGCGTTATGATGTTTTGATCGAAAAAATGAAAGCCTTAAACATCCCTGAAGAAGAAATGTGGTGGTATTTAGACACCCGTCGCTTTGGTTCTGCCATTCACTCAGGCTTTGGTTTAGGTTTTGAGCGATTGGTTCTTTTTGTTACCGGAATGACAAACATTCGCGATGTAATTCCATTCCCGAGAACACCTCAAAACGCAGAATTTTAA
- the rpoN gene encoding RNA polymerase factor sigma-54 has translation MLKQNLQLKLSQKLSPQQIQLMKLIQLPTQAFEQRLQEELVENPALENGKEENVDYDDYNDSSDDDYDDYDNERIEAEDINIDEYLSNDETPDYKYQTNNYSDDDEERSMPFVAGVTFHQDLLNQLNTFILTDEEKNIAEFLVGSIDDTGYLRRTITDVVDDLAFTQGIYTDEAIVEHILLHVVQELEPAGVAARDLQECLLLQLKHKTPTDSIALAIDILENQFDAFTKKHYEKLIQKYEVSKEQLRKAIDEIEKLNPKPGGAYDGNQKPIEHVVPDFTIRIVDGELELSLNGRNAPELHVSRDYQEMLQSYKDSNEKSSTQKDAVQFIKQKLDSAKWFIDAIKQRQETLFVTMNTIMHYQEEYFLDGDETKLKPMILKDIADMVGLDISTVSRVANSKYVETPYGTKLIKDFFSEAMKNTEGEDVSTIEIKRILQNVIEEEDKRKPLPDDKLAEILKEKGYPIARRTVAKYREQLDIPVARLRKKI, from the coding sequence ATGTTAAAACAAAATCTTCAGTTAAAACTTTCGCAGAAACTTTCGCCACAGCAAATTCAATTGATGAAATTGATTCAATTGCCTACACAAGCTTTTGAACAACGGTTACAGGAAGAATTGGTCGAAAATCCGGCCTTGGAAAACGGCAAAGAAGAAAATGTGGATTATGATGACTATAATGATTCTTCTGATGACGATTATGATGATTATGACAACGAAAGAATTGAAGCGGAAGACATTAACATAGACGAGTATCTGAGCAACGACGAAACACCTGACTATAAATACCAGACAAACAATTATAGCGATGACGACGAAGAACGCAGCATGCCATTTGTCGCAGGTGTTACTTTTCATCAGGACTTGCTGAACCAATTGAATACTTTTATCTTAACGGATGAAGAAAAGAATATTGCTGAATTTCTGGTGGGCAGTATTGATGACACCGGTTATTTGAGAAGGACAATCACAGATGTAGTAGATGATCTGGCTTTCACACAGGGTATTTATACTGACGAAGCAATCGTTGAGCACATTCTTCTGCATGTCGTACAAGAGTTAGAACCGGCCGGTGTTGCCGCCCGTGATCTGCAGGAATGTTTACTGTTACAGCTTAAACATAAAACACCGACAGATTCCATTGCTTTAGCTATTGATATTTTAGAGAACCAATTTGATGCTTTTACCAAAAAGCATTATGAGAAACTGATCCAGAAATACGAGGTTTCCAAAGAACAATTGCGTAAAGCAATCGACGAGATCGAAAAACTAAACCCGAAGCCGGGCGGTGCTTATGATGGCAATCAAAAACCTATAGAGCATGTGGTTCCCGATTTTACGATACGAATTGTAGACGGCGAACTGGAATTAAGCCTTAACGGACGAAATGCTCCTGAACTACATGTTTCCAGAGATTATCAGGAAATGTTACAAAGTTATAAGGATTCGAATGAAAAATCATCGACCCAGAAAGATGCTGTTCAATTCATCAAACAAAAGTTAGATTCTGCCAAATGGTTCATTGACGCCATAAAACAACGCCAGGAAACCTTGTTTGTAACTATGAATACCATTATGCATTATCAGGAAGAATATTTCCTTGACGGCGATGAAACGAAGTTAAAACCGATGATCTTAAAAGATATTGCTGATATGGTTGGACTTGATATTTCGACCGTTTCACGCGTTGCAAATAGTAAATATGTTGAAACTCCTTACGGAACCAAACTCATTAAAGATTTCTTTAGTGAAGCCATGAAAAATACGGAAGGTGAAGACGTTTCAACTATAGAGATCAAAAGGATCTTGCAGAATGTCATTGAAGAAGAAGACAAGCGAAAACCACTACCCGATGATAAATTAGCCGAAATTTTAAAAGAAAAAGGTTACCCGATCGCCCGAAGGACTGTTGCAAAATACAGGGAACAACTGGACATTCCGGTGGCCAGATTACGCAAGAAGATCTAA
- a CDS encoding thioredoxin family protein, translating into MKNSIKNALQDSFSYPEYREHIATLLADGKVTGHTQSEALLGYTQLNETRMNRLDKTLAVLPEVQEQLNALPKTITWLVLAEGWCGDAAQILPVLNKTAEATDKVVLKIVLRDDHDDLMNLFLTNGGKAIPKVILWDADAEEVIGSWGPRPEPARKMIADYKAEHGVVDEPIKVELQKWYLKDKGETTQRELLALIEQNVLVE; encoded by the coding sequence ATGAAAAATAGTATAAAAAATGCTTTACAAGATAGTTTTAGCTATCCGGAATATAGAGAACACATAGCAACTCTTTTAGCAGATGGAAAGGTTACCGGACATACTCAAAGTGAAGCTTTACTGGGCTATACGCAATTGAATGAAACCCGTATGAACCGTCTGGATAAGACTTTGGCTGTTTTGCCGGAAGTGCAGGAGCAATTGAATGCGCTGCCTAAAACGATAACTTGGTTAGTATTAGCAGAAGGTTGGTGCGGCGACGCGGCACAGATACTTCCTGTTTTGAATAAAACAGCAGAGGCAACCGATAAAGTTGTATTAAAGATCGTTTTACGGGACGATCATGACGATCTGATGAACCTGTTTTTGACCAACGGAGGCAAGGCGATCCCAAAAGTGATCTTATGGGATGCGGATGCGGAAGAAGTAATTGGCAGTTGGGGTCCAAGACCTGAACCAGCTCGAAAAATGATCGCAGATTATAAAGCGGAACACGGAGTAGTGGACGAACCGATTAAAGTAGAATTGCAAAAATGGTATTTAAAAGATAAAGGTGAAACAACTCAAAGAGAACTTTTAGCTTTAATAGAACAAAACGTATTAGTGGAATAG
- a CDS encoding ExbD/TolR family protein — MSKFKKKKSGSLPAISTASLPDIVFMLLFFFMTATTMKDSDLKIENRLPKADQTAKLHKKQYVMYIYAGKPKANYRSGLGSSDRIQLNDKISSVNDIRNFVMTERASRNSEDEKYLTASLKIDKEVKMGLVQDIKTELRKVDQLKVNYTTTSGNPVGE; from the coding sequence ATGTCTAAATTTAAAAAGAAAAAATCAGGCTCACTACCTGCGATATCTACAGCATCGTTGCCGGATATTGTATTTATGCTTTTGTTCTTCTTCATGACTGCTACAACTATGAAAGATAGCGATTTGAAGATTGAAAATCGTTTGCCGAAAGCAGATCAAACAGCTAAATTGCATAAAAAACAATACGTAATGTATATTTATGCCGGTAAACCTAAAGCAAATTACAGATCAGGTTTGGGTTCATCAGATCGTATTCAGTTAAATGATAAGATCTCTTCTGTGAACGATATCAGGAATTTCGTAATGACAGAAAGAGCTTCAAGAAACTCTGAAGATGAGAAATATTTAACGGCTTCTTTGAAAATAGATAAAGAAGTAAAAATGGGTCTTGTTCAGGATATCAAAACAGAATTACGTAAAGTAGATCAATTAAAAGTTAATTATACAACAACATCGGGTAATCCGGTTGGAGAATAA
- a CDS encoding patatin-like phospholipase family protein encodes MDVKTKTIGITLSGGGSKGIAHAGALQFLEEQKIKPTVMSGTSAGAIIAAMYAFGKTPKDILNFFQSIYLFHWKHFTLKKPGIIDSESFQLYFNEIFGDTKIGDLPIPVKITATDLVKGKLKIFSEHTKVTDAVLASASFPGVLSPYKVNGKLYSDGGILNHFPTDLLQGNCESIIGIYVSPIHNIEEKELNSIKSVTTRAFELLSGHANYQKFNLCDWVIEPKALADFGTFETSKSKMSTIFDIGYEEAKKSYEEILKKEQLS; translated from the coding sequence ATGGATGTTAAAACAAAAACTATCGGCATTACATTATCCGGCGGCGGTTCTAAAGGAATTGCGCACGCGGGTGCCTTACAATTTTTAGAAGAACAAAAAATTAAACCTACAGTAATGTCGGGAACCAGTGCCGGTGCCATCATTGCTGCTATGTATGCCTTTGGGAAAACTCCGAAAGATATCCTGAATTTCTTTCAATCTATTTATCTATTTCACTGGAAACATTTTACTTTGAAAAAACCGGGCATAATTGATTCCGAATCTTTTCAATTGTATTTTAATGAGATCTTCGGGGATACTAAGATCGGAGATCTGCCGATCCCTGTTAAAATTACAGCTACCGATCTTGTAAAAGGAAAGCTTAAAATTTTCAGCGAGCATACAAAAGTGACAGATGCTGTTTTGGCTTCCGCCTCTTTTCCCGGAGTACTGTCTCCTTACAAAGTTAACGGAAAATTGTATAGTGACGGTGGTATCCTGAACCACTTTCCGACAGACCTTCTGCAAGGGAATTGTGAAAGTATCATCGGCATTTATGTAAGCCCGATACACAATATTGAAGAAAAGGAACTTAATTCCATCAAATCTGTAACAACACGTGCATTTGAGTTGCTTTCCGGTCATGCCAATTATCAAAAGTTCAATCTTTGTGATTGGGTCATAGAACCGAAAGCTTTAGCTGATTTCGGTACTTTTGAGACCAGTAAAAGTAAAATGAGCACCATTTTTGATATCGGATATGAAGAGGCTAAAAAATCATACGAGGAAATACTAAAAAAGGAGCAATTGTCTTGA
- a CDS encoding ExbD/TolR family protein has protein sequence MAKREAPEVNAGSMADIAFLLLIFFLVTTTIGVDQGINRLLPRYEENPPAPPINERNIMRVLVNKDNQLLVNEQLMNIKQLRQAAIDFLDNNGEGNCSYCKGKGNPQSSDDPDEAVISLMNDGQTTYETYIAVQNELVAAYYFLRDREAMKRYGKTYREMEYVYNDPASKAVEGLVDDLKPKVEKIQNMYPMRLSEAEPKKNY, from the coding sequence ATGGCAAAAAGAGAAGCACCAGAGGTAAATGCCGGTTCCATGGCAGATATTGCTTTCCTGCTTTTGATTTTCTTCTTGGTTACAACTACCATCGGAGTGGACCAGGGGATCAACCGTCTTTTGCCTAGATATGAAGAAAACCCGCCGGCTCCGCCGATCAATGAGAGAAACATTATGCGTGTTTTAGTTAATAAAGACAATCAGTTGTTAGTGAACGAGCAATTGATGAATATTAAACAACTAAGACAAGCGGCAATCGATTTCTTAGATAATAACGGGGAAGGGAATTGTTCGTATTGTAAAGGAAAAGGAAACCCGCAGTCTTCTGACGACCCTGATGAAGCAGTGATCTCTTTAATGAATGACGGACAGACTACTTATGAAACTTATATTGCCGTGCAAAATGAGTTAGTGGCTGCTTATTATTTCTTAAGAGACAGAGAAGCTATGAAAAGATATGGGAAAACATACAGAGAAATGGAGTATGTTTATAACGATCCGGCTTCTAAAGCGGTTGAAGGTTTAGTTGATGACTTAAAACCAAAAGTGGAAAAAATTCAGAATATGTATCCAATGCGTCTTTCTGAAGCAGAACCGAAAAAGAACTATTAA